The following proteins are encoded in a genomic region of Sorangiineae bacterium MSr12523:
- the vgrG gene encoding type VI secretion system tip protein VgrG has product MPSLVNHYDDLRCRLQIADVDESILTVAAFEGYERLSSLFSYSITVITEPEDVQDLEVALGRDAAFSVARGGNTELVIHGTVTEVLPDGAYVGDNRASTTVVIEPHLSNLRYSGGYRIFQQMTVEQIIREVVRPEAIQTVFHVYPPLPTHEYTVQADETDLDFIARLAAHEGLHYYFDRTPDTTVVVFTNRRDGFTDLANDADVDFHHDSGAVSGEHVCSIQRAQRVRTGAIEHRDYDFRSPSARLQGRAELDPSTGHARRERRAYAAGFRDMHELAERRAQLRLAQERADAFTLSGTASMLRFFPGKTFTLHGHRDAAFNRKLLLTRVSVAGKVHGLLSLPTSGVGAMVGRTSEELTSFEAVPAEITIHPPHLPKPPSRLESARVVGPTNGDPFVDEYGRIKVQFHWDRDGNHDENSSCWIRMMTPVGSYDEGFWQAHKVGSEVLVDFIDGDIDRPVVIGAVYNSVDTQPYKMPMDVANSTWKTKSVPGGGGFNEITQDNHTGQEKIYIHAQRNMDITVQSAHTESIGASKTSSIGANKSTTIGANQTSTVGANDTTTVGANQTHSAGVNQSFSAGADQSHSAGANQSLSSGADQSLSAGANQSISVTANQSINVTGNREKTIAGNETAKVLGAHTQNVTGNIDITSSGDITLSGKQVNINADTVLNLTCHGTSIQVSPTAVSIWASAQVAVDVAGVQIFFLTGGNATFQCGTIKIDATGGDLNTSASGTANISAGQVANISAPAVNLNP; this is encoded by the coding sequence ATGCCGTCGCTCGTAAACCACTACGACGACTTGCGATGCCGCTTGCAGATTGCCGACGTCGACGAGTCCATCTTGACCGTGGCCGCGTTCGAAGGTTACGAGCGCCTCTCCTCGCTATTTTCCTACTCGATCACCGTCATCACCGAGCCGGAAGACGTGCAGGATCTCGAGGTGGCCCTCGGGCGCGACGCAGCGTTCTCCGTGGCGCGCGGTGGGAACACGGAGCTCGTCATTCACGGAACCGTCACCGAGGTTCTCCCCGATGGCGCGTACGTGGGGGACAACCGCGCGTCCACCACAGTGGTCATCGAGCCGCACCTGTCGAACCTGCGGTATTCGGGCGGCTACCGCATTTTCCAGCAGATGACCGTGGAACAAATCATCCGCGAGGTCGTGCGGCCCGAGGCCATCCAAACCGTCTTCCACGTCTACCCTCCTCTCCCCACGCACGAGTACACCGTGCAGGCCGACGAGACGGATCTCGACTTCATCGCGCGCCTCGCCGCCCACGAGGGCCTTCACTACTACTTCGACCGAACGCCCGACACGACCGTCGTCGTGTTCACGAATCGCCGCGACGGGTTCACCGATTTGGCCAACGACGCGGACGTCGACTTCCATCATGACAGCGGCGCCGTCTCCGGCGAGCACGTGTGCAGCATTCAGCGCGCACAGCGCGTGCGCACCGGCGCCATCGAACATCGCGATTACGACTTTCGCAGCCCCTCGGCGCGGCTGCAGGGGCGCGCCGAGCTCGATCCGAGCACGGGGCACGCTCGCCGGGAGCGGCGGGCCTATGCCGCCGGATTCCGCGATATGCACGAACTCGCAGAACGACGCGCGCAACTGCGCCTCGCACAGGAGCGGGCAGACGCCTTCACGCTCAGCGGGACGGCATCGATGTTGCGTTTCTTCCCGGGCAAGACGTTCACCTTGCACGGCCATCGCGATGCGGCGTTCAACCGAAAGCTCCTTCTCACCCGCGTATCGGTTGCCGGCAAGGTCCACGGACTCCTCTCCCTTCCCACGAGCGGAGTCGGCGCGATGGTCGGGCGCACCAGCGAGGAGCTCACCTCGTTCGAGGCGGTGCCGGCGGAGATCACCATTCATCCGCCGCACCTGCCAAAACCGCCCTCACGTCTGGAGAGCGCACGCGTGGTTGGCCCGACCAACGGCGACCCCTTCGTCGACGAATATGGGCGCATCAAAGTGCAGTTTCACTGGGACCGGGACGGAAACCACGACGAGAACAGCTCGTGCTGGATCCGCATGATGACCCCCGTCGGCAGCTACGACGAAGGCTTTTGGCAGGCCCACAAAGTCGGCTCGGAGGTCCTGGTGGACTTCATCGACGGCGACATCGACCGCCCGGTGGTCATCGGCGCCGTTTACAACAGCGTGGACACGCAGCCGTACAAAATGCCGATGGACGTGGCCAATAGCACATGGAAAACGAAAAGCGTCCCGGGCGGCGGCGGCTTCAACGAGATCACGCAGGACAACCACACCGGTCAGGAAAAGATCTACATCCACGCGCAGCGCAACATGGATATCACGGTCCAGAGTGCGCACACGGAAAGCATCGGCGCGAGCAAAACGAGCAGCATCGGGGCCAACAAGTCGACGACCATTGGCGCGAACCAAACGTCGACCGTCGGAGCGAACGACACGACGACGGTGGGAGCGAATCAAACGCATTCCGCGGGCGTGAATCAATCGTTCTCGGCCGGGGCCGATCAGTCGCATTCCGCCGGCGCGAACCAATCGCTGTCGTCGGGCGCCGACCAATCGCTCTCCGCGGGTGCGAATCAATCGATCAGCGTGACGGCGAATCAAAGCATCAACGTCACCGGCAATCGTGAAAAGACCATCGCAGGCAACGAAACCGCCAAGGTGCTCGGAGCACATACCCAAAACGTCACCGGCAACATCGATATCACGTCGTCGGGAGACATCACCCTGAGTGGGAAGCAGGTGAACATCAACGCCGACACGGTTTTGAATCTCACCTGCCACGGCACGTCCATTCAGGTATCCCCCACGGCCGTTTCGATTTGGGCAAGTGCGCAGGTCGCTGTCGACGTCGCCGGCGTTCAGATCTTCTTCCTCACGGGCGGCAATGCCACCTTCCAATGCGGCACCATCAAGATCGACGCCACCGGGGGCGACCTCAACACCTCCGCCAGCGGCACCGCCAACATCAGCGCCGGCCAGGTCGCGAACATCAGCGCCCCCGCGGTGAATCTCAATCCCTGA